The window CGACATCCGAGCAAATGGTTGCTTCATTTTCCAACGTTGAAGCTGTGGCAGTTTTATCTTCGTTAGACTGCACTGAATCAGATAAAATAGCTCGCATGGACAGTGGGTGTTCAGATTTGTTGGACAGCTTCTTCAAAGGGATTGGAACGTTTGGTGGTGGCGAGCGGAATGTAATGATTGATTCCTCCTCGGTTAAGTATTCACATACATAATGTGGGGTGCGATGGCGTGAATTCTCTTTGTCCGCTGCTTTCGTAGTAagctgaaaattaaacatggaagaaaaacaaacaatgaaATGATAATTCAAGGCATGATTTGAAGTgtctcaattattttcaacTCCATCTGTGGTccatagagaaaaagaaagtatatatGAACTCTTCAGCTATTTATATACTTCAACtatcaaaactaatttttacgGCCAATAACTCTTTATCAAAGAATTGATAATTTTCAACTGATCAAACAGTGCAAAATATTTGATGATAACAAGAGGGATTGTTGAAACCATCCCAAGATCTGGGATAGGATGCCTTTGTCTAGACCCCTTTTGTAATTCTCTCCTTCAATGGAAAAgtagtttattatattaatatatacacacataaataaatactCAGTAGCAAAGTAGGATAAACTAACAGAATTATAAGCTAAgattaacaaaacaaaataaaataaaataactgaGACCAAATAAATGACAAGTGCCGAAGAGGCAAACATAGCAAAATCTACTGTGCAAGTTAAACTTACTTGGAAACGGACAACAGCTCCATCAGCACCACAGTATGCAACCATGCCTGAAATAATCAGTTGCTATATCTTAAATGTACatgataaaattcaaatatttacttgattgtgttaaaatttaaaaattaaaagtaaaaccaaatCAGACGTAATGATAATGTGATACAATTGTTGCTTATTTCCACACGGCTGAAATTAAATCAAGACAGGCATATAACCACACAAATGAGAATGTGTTTTTCATCTGTTTAATGACATgaagaaacataaataatcAGGAGAGTGATACcaatataaatacattttcagTTTACAAGACTAACGGTACACTAGAGCTGTAGAGACCTTAGACCACTGATGATAGCAATAAACGTAAACCAATTCAATGGCAAATGGAAAACCCATAGTACCGTGGTTGATGTTAAAAATTAGATCTCTAGTAAACTAAAGCTAAAAAACcatgaattacaaaatatacctGTCTGCCTGGACACTTGAATACTCCAGATGGCATATGATGAACAAATATAAGTGTGTAaacctttttgttttatcgCTGTAAAGGGTCGGCCAGTTGCTGGAACATCATTTGCAGCCTTTAGCAAACTGAGAAGTCTCAATGTTCCATCATCAAAGGATAAAAAAACGCATCTAACCAGAATAGGGTCATTGTAAAGAAAGACAGTGAGTAATACCATACATTAACGTGGCTTATCTGCATTCTACCAAGATAAAGTATGTACCTAGGATTAGGAAGCCAATCCAGACTATATATAATCCTCGGTGCTGGATGAAGGTCCCACAAGGGACGGAAAGGATCTCTGATATAATATTGTAATGATTGATATCAGATTGCCACTGAGTTGAAATGAAACAATATAATGTGAactgaaaaccaaaataattcaaaccaCATGCAATGATCACAGAATAAATGGAATAAGAAATCGTATCATTAGAGAACCTTCCTATAGACTATGGTCCACatggaaggaaagaagaaaaacgcATCTCCAAGGATGAAAAACAATCTTTGATATAAAAGTTATGAGGATTTCCACAAATCACAATTATATCTTCTCTTATTGCCAATTAGAAATGATTTTAGCAATTCCTTGGATATgagcttttcttctttgtaatTCCATCTCATCAATCAACACAATGTTTTTTCTCCACTAGGTGTTTTCTGAATAAGATGCCCTTCTAGTATAGTTTAGTTCAATTTTACCCTGTCAGGTGGAAAATTTTTTCTATGGccttttatatttctttcatcTTGTCTGAATGAAAACTTGACTTTACatataatccaaaaataataataatgaaaaataaaagaaaataaataactccACCAACCTTAGGTCCCAGAATTTTAAACCTCCATGACCAGCAGTAAGTATCACATTTGCACTTTCAAGATCACTGCACATAATATGAAAATacatgtatatttaaaatttcaacctTAATAAGATAGGATTGGATTGGTCACCTAACAGTAGAACCTTTTTTATATCCAAAATTGTCAAGGTGCACCCATAACTGGACAACCCATTTCATTGTTAGTAGTCCAGTTATTATTCTTTGTCATCAAAGGTAAAAATGTTTTCCCGATTATGTAAACAAGCAGAGCATTAGGATGGGAGGATTGGCACTGTGACCATTTTTTTAGGGTAAAATTTCCCAATTACTGTGAATAAGCAGATATATCAATAACTAAACTCAAATATGAcaaccttttttatttctactctctctccctctgttttttttttttcctttctttggAAGGAGGGCGGGGAGGTtgtatatgaatatatataagttcAACTTGCTACAAACCTTTCACTTGGTGCCCATGCAACCGCTCTTATAGGAACTGTATCTGCACTAAAACGAAGTAAAGGCCTCGTATctgaagaaaataagaagaaaatgatgacCATATCACTTGTAATTGCACaagccaaatttaaaagtacaaaCAAGAGAGAATTAGAAACACAAGGTAAGAGAAGCAAAACAACCTTCACAAGAACTATTCGCAGAGAACTTCCACAATGCGACCTGGATGGATGAACTGTGTTTAAGTcgtcataaatttaaaattcaaaacaacaaaagacaGGACTACCCAACACAGGGTcagaaattgtcaaaaaaaaaaaagttctatcGGTGACAATCAAAAACacgaaaaaatttaaaaagtatatcacAGGAAAGAGAAATCTTTGGGAACTTCAATTTTCTCACGCTCCCAACAACATTTCAGCAAAAGAATGAGTAAGGAGTTATAGAAATATCTGAAACCAAATGAAGAACTAAGTCTCCCTGAATGCAAAGGGAACCACTTATTTAGAAGGtcgttaattaatttatgtattatgCTATGAACAAcagtaaaaggaaaagggaaattaAACAATAACCGTTCCATCGTGACATCCAGCGAGTAGATAATCATAAGGAGGAGTTCGAGACCATTCCACTGTCAGAGGGATGCTGCAGCACCAGCAATGGACAATGAATTAGCAGTAACAAAGAAAGTTAGGGACAAAATAAAACTCATGAGAAAGAGCTAACACGAGATGCAATATTACCAAAATAATGACAACTGTAATAACCCagaatatatttaaaaggaaaaccaATGAAAAAGTTTGCCTAATCACTTAAATTTAATCCAatcaatgatataatttttccTTTACAGGATGTGGTTGATCGTGGAACCTGAGATTAATTATTAGATTCAACAAGAAGAAACTGAAGTCTTAAACATACTCCATAAGTTCATAATACCACTCCTAACAACAGGCAAAGCCaagaaattcatttaaaagttttcCACCTTATGTAAGATATTTCGAtgacaaaaattatttgatcaGAAACAAGAATAGGTTGGCTATCCGTGATGGTTGTGTAAGGTGCAATTATGTAGAGAGTAACTACCATCTGTAAGGCAGcctattttacttttcaatttatagCAATACTGAACACATTGcactttctttttacaaaactGCACCGTGTTAAACTTGAAGAGTTGCCATgtcattatattaaaaataaacaccGGATACCTCTGTGTATTTGTAGTTCTCAGCCTCGAGCATCTGAAAATAGGTTTCAACTTCATAAAGCGAGGATCAGTACCCTCCCCATTGAATTTAGAATAGATGGCCTTCACTGCATGGGGAAAAGGAACCTCCCAGCTGCAATTAGTTCATATGATCAATCATTTAGTGCAGTTCCCaaataatgaacaaatattataaattattggaGGCAAGTAGAAAACATTAAAAGTCAGAACCTTAGAACAACCAAAGGATCAAGAACAGCAATTAAACTAGGATAACAACACCAGCATTTTGAGAACTTACTTTGTAgtgtaattttatttgtatgatttcttcaaaaactaaatactTCAAAACTAGTTTTTATGCTATGGATGCTCAAATAAAACGTGATTCTCCTAGCAAATACGTAATGTCAAAAAATCAGATACACTATGATAGCAATTCCGAAACTTGGTTTAGCGGGAAAAATATGGGTCATATTCAACACAAgttttaactgatctcaaaaGGAAACATCAGAGTGATTATCCAGCATACTTCCAAAtctaacttattttaaatcttaagcAACCCAAGAGAATAACCAAAatacaaaggaaaaataataaattaagttacGGGAAAATAgacgaaaagaaaagtaaacatATGGTAAGTTAGTAACTGAGCAAATATGACACAAGACAGTTAAAGAAGTTTAATTACACTTCTAGAGATCCATTGCCCAGCAAGACAGCAAGGTAGCCCATTCGGTGCTTGCAATTGTCAGTACATGCATTCATTGGCTTCCATTTCAAATCCCATGCTACCTTTCCATTGTGAGCTAAGCACAGTACGACTCTTGGCAAAGCAACACTCTCAGGAATAGAAAATTCAATTGAGCTAGCGTCTAAGACAACATTCTCTGAAATGTCCTTGCATAACAGATTGTCTTCCCCAGAATATTCACTCTTAACATTCTCATTCGCCTCATGATTGTTAGCAATGGATCCATCTTCTTGATACTCTGCAAGTGATAACACTCCCACGTCATCAACAAGATTCCTAGGCTTAACTTTTCTTCTCACTCTCCTTTTCTTAGCAGGAACTTCATCTTCAGAATTGGGTGATAACACTCCCACGTCATCAACAAGATTCCTAGGTTTAACTTTTCTTCTCACTCTCCTTTTCTTAGCAGGAACTTCATCTTCAGAATGGCATGTAGAAACTTCTTGTAAGGTACTACTCTCTCGTTCAACATTGTTTTCCagtaatacaaaattttcagtaTTTTTGGGGACACCATCAATCTCAAGCAAGTTGGATGAACCAACTGGGTTTTCCATAGAAAATTCCTGAACAAGTTGGCAATTGTCACCTTTCTTCTTGTCATTGGattctttttgttcctttttaggTCTTCCTCTAGGCCTCTTCGGTTGAGATGGCAAGACCGATGCCCCCTTTTCCTTTCGCCCTGGTGGCCTTCCTCTAGGCCTCTTTGGCTGAGATGATAAATCTGAAGGAGGCTCTCCTACATCGATCGGTTCATAGCTTTCGGTGCCATGCACTAAACACCATATCTGTACCATACCTCTTCCTGTGAGCGGGATACCCATCTTGTGATAAGAAGAACCAGGTGGATGAGCAGAAACAGCAATAAACTGACACAAGTTGAGtcaaatattaactaataaatagagagaaaatatgaacaaatagAAATCAGAGCCTATCTAagtgaatgaaaatgaaagtcgTAAGTGAAgatgaataaaacaatattttacaCTTAAGTTATAAGGTATCCATATAGTTTAGCTTAAACAAGGCAAATAGAAGAGGAGAGATACCTCACATTTGATAAGGGAGTTGGTCCTTTCATGAACTTGAGGACACCAATCTATGGCCCAAACAGGCCCACCGACATGCATAGCAAAGTTTCTGTCaaaatatcaatgaaaatGGTTATTTTTAATGTACACATCAACATCAACTGCGGAAGATACAATTACATCAGACACCAGAAAAAATAGCTTCGGTTCATACACAAAAGAGAACACTATCCCACCAATGGAAACTACTATAACTAACAGCAGAAGATATCAAAACTCAAAGTAGTACAATAAGTAACATATTGTAaggtgatatatatttaagtttatCTCTATCCACTAGCTTAAATTTTTAGGTCTGTTGGTAATTTAAAACGGTATCAAAGCAAGTGGTCTAGGAAGGTCTTGGACTTGCAACGATATTTACTCCCTATTTAATATTGTTGTGTGGGTCCTAGCTTACGCGcacctcgactaatctcaAGGAGCAACGCATttgaccctacaacatttgggtgtcaagaaaactcatagaaattaattcctagaTAGGTGCCCACTAGGGATTGAACATATGACTGTTTGGTTAGTTGTTGAGACcatatctcattttttttactactaGACCAACTCATGATGGTTACTTACTCCCTATTTAACATTGATTTCCACTTATTGGgtcttcttttatatttcaaacccAAAAGTAGGGTGAGTGtagataatatataaataaatttaccCATACCCGATAGCTTGAgtcaattggtgatttaagaattacatattttaatcACATGATGAGCAGAAAGTTCCACTCACAAATGTCTTGAGGGAAGGATTCCAACTACTAAGAGCGAAATACCAAATTTCCATGGTATGCAATCTTTTAATAGTACTTGTGCATAGATGAGGCATACAATACTTTAGACACAGGTCATTATGTAAACATTACATCAGTACGACCTTGAAACTAAATACAGATTTTGTCACTCCTTATATTTCCAACGACcgtaccaaaaaaaaaaaacctaatttCCTAAAAAAACAAGCAAACAAACAACCCCAGAACACCATACCGAAAATCCAGAGATGTAGAGGCTCCAGGCGGTGCTCCTTTCTGTATATCAAATTAAGACTTACGTTAATTCATAATGCTGCATGGGAGTAACAGTTCATAacctaaaaggaaaaaacaagcCATGCAGCaggaaacaaaattataaagaaaacaacagTCCTAAATCCAACACCTTTAGAACAGCTGCAGAAGAAAACTGTGGTAAGTCTATCGTGATGTCAGCATCCTTACCCTCAGGCCCTCTCGAATCATTAGCGAACTTGATAGTTTTCGGCTCATAATTGTAGAACCTCCATTCCCTGATTAAATGGGATTAAATTCAATACATTGCATGCCAAGCACAAACCACAAAATCTTCAACAATCAAACGTACATTAAGATAGTAAAATGCAACCATTGAGTACCTCAAGAAAATTGTGGATGATGAAAAGCGCTGAATGTCACTTTCGTCAATTCCACCATCGCCATCCTCTGCTTCACAACAGAGCTCAACAATTGCATCCATGGctctaaaatgattttcaacacAAGGATCAAACTCTGAAACCTTAACCTCGGGGACAACATCATCTAAACGAGCAGTAGATTGGTGTTTGTTGACTTCAGTAGAAGTAGTAGCAGTAACAACAGTAGCAGTCACCGGTGTCTTCTTCTTAGCTCTTTTCTCCGGTTCCTTCTTCTCCTTAGCCGGTggtttcttcttccctttgtTGGAAGTCTTCTTAGCTCTTTTCTCCGGTTCCTTCTTCTCCTTAGCCGgtggtttcttcttcttccctttgtTGGAGGTAATGTCAGTGGATGATGGTTCTGGTGGAGATTGAAGTTCTTCCATTgctacttcttcttcttcttcttgcttgGGAAATTCAGAATTTTGGGTAAGGTTGCGGAGATTCGAACCCTAGCACAGCttccaatttgattttattaaagatcTAATGCGGTATGGAGTTTCGAACCCTAATCATCAGCATACCAATCTGTAAGGCCGTACGGGACTGCTTTCCAAACGCACAGTTTTGTGGTttctatttttacttttgtttgaagaaaaatgattgaaaatggtaattaattttgaaaaacaaaagtctCGTCACTCTAAATAAATCccaaaaatagtaatttattaATCCTCTTATTCTCTTTCATTAGATTTCaagcttttttttatatttaaaatgtttttctctGTTGATTCTTTAAAGAGTTTGTTAGGTATTTTAATATAGATTATCTACGTAAAAGTAGGTTTAACTCAGCTATAATTGATGTaaatttactcatttgatatCAAGGTTGAATCCTTATtcacaaatattattttgtactaaaaaaaatctctagaTTCTCTATCAGTTTCTAACTTCCAAGTTTCCAACCCTACAATTATAGAGCTTTGTGGGTACGCAGTGTGGATTGGGCCTAGGTTTGGTTGGCCATGGGTTTGGCCCATTAGATTTTAGCTTCACTGGTCCGGGGTCTCAAcctatatataatacaaatcTTCAAGTACCAACGAAACGTCTTTCGTGGTACAATTTGAcacattttcaagaaaaataatatacaatatatataatcatgtgaaagaataatattaaacaaattatacttaatataataaaacacggtatatatattaattgtttttcttttgttggtaTTTTTGTGGAAggttgaaatataaaaaactgtACCTTTTCTAACAGGTAGGACACTGTTGAACtcgaaaattttgaatacaaGCTATTAcctataattttcattttataattaattcaattatagaCATTATATTAAATGATGCTGACGTtctcaatagaaaaaaaaaaagatataattaataagttaATGACCATGTAAAGTGATCTTTAGTGATCACtcccattttctcttcttactAACTATAACTTTGAATCCACCACAAAAGGTCGCAGTGAGGCCAGGGGAGAATCGTGGTGCCACAGACGACGACGGTGTTGTAGATTGGATTCGAAAATGACGAATAACTGAAAGGGCTACAATTTTCAACTCAAACAGAGCCATTTCTTTGCCTAAACAAAACCGAAATCCACCTTGGAATATGGGATACTTGAACGGGTTTTCAGGACAAAATATGTTGTTTTTTAGCCATCGTTCTGGGTTGAACTCCAGGCAGTTTGTTCCCCAAATTTGCTCCATTCGACCCATTGCATAAGGATGGTAACTGACTCGAGTCCCACGTCGAACGAAAGTTCCATCGGGTAAAATGTCATCGTTTTGGCAAAACTTTGAGTCAAACTGAATGGGAGGATACAACCTCATGGACTCGAAGATGGCAGCTTGTAAGTAGTGGAGATTTCGTATTTGGTCAAAGGAGGTAGGGTTCGAGGTGGGGCCAATGACTCGATCAGCCTCGAGTTGGATAGCAGACTCTACGGCAGGATGGGTGGAAATGACCCAAAAGAAGCTAGTGAGGGCAGAGGCAATAGTATCACGACCGGCTAAAAGAAAGCTAACAATGATGTCTCGTAAGAAAGTCTCATCAGATACGGTTCGCATAAATTGGGAGAGGAGGTCCCTATGGGTCGAGAATCctagttttcttctttgtcgAATTACTTCATGAGCCAACACGTTGATTAACTTTATTGCTTTCTTCAATTCCTTCTCTCTTCCTGcaagatgacaaaaaaaaaggggggttgattattcttttcaaCAATGAATCTTTACCTATCAACTTCAGTTTTAAGATCTAGTGGTATTTgatatagaatataaaatatattcttttcaacCATGAACATGAACAACAAgccaaacaataaaataaaatgtattgaTACCCATCAACTCCAATTTTTATGACTTAGTGATACAAAATATACTAGGTAATTTACACGTGTACTTAATATTGATATCACATGCAAAGTAAAGACGAGTGTAGCTTACAAAacaccaaattttaaaaaaataattctctTTTAAGAATTCCAAAGATTTGACCTTAAACATTCCATTacattcacaaatcacaacttCCCATTTGTTTGAACTTTGACATGAACATAGCTAAGTTAATCATAGTAACAAAATCGAATACTAATAGGTTTTTGTATCTCTTAATTTGTACCTAAGTTGAGCATTCGCTTGATTTTCCAGATCAACGGCGGGACTGCCATGGCTCTTTCAGCAGAAAGCTTAGAAGCAAGATCGAAAGCGACGGCGATATCTGAGATGGGAAGCGACAGCTCCAAGCACATTGGATCCAACCCAAACGAAAACTTACAAATACTATCAAAAGCAAATCTTCTAAACACATCTTGTAAATCCAAAACTCCGCCACTGCCGCCATCGGCAACGGACGAAAGAAGCGGCAAAAGGCGGGAATGAATCTCCTgagaaacaatttcaaaacagTAGGATCTAATCGACTGTTGACCAAGCTCGATGATCGCCATTTTCTTCTGAAACCGCCACAAATCGCCATCGACATTGAAAATCCCACGGCCCAAAAAATCGCCTAGGATCGAGGAGAAGATTTTCCCTTTTGggtaattttcaaattttgtcttGAGAATGTATTCCACGTTGTCGGGATTAGCCGTGATCGTGTTCCTTAAAACGTGGATGTGAATGGTCTTCGTCGGAGATTGCCGAAGAAGATGAGAATACCAATCACAAAGGTTATGGAAGTCTTTGGACCAAGATGAGGCCAAATAAGCTTGGCAAATCTCACAGTTGCATAGAAATTTTGGCCTCAAAAGAAAGAGGATTATAAAGAtgaatataagaaaaaagaaaaagagaagaattgggtgaagaagaaaggaaatttCCATGGgagaaaacagagaaaaaaCAGAGGatgaaggagaaggagaagaaagaaaaaagaaatgggttTTAATGGGGTTTTTTCatccttttcaaatatgacgtaataaacaaaatatatatatacaccaaatatagtaaatttttacgttttattaattataaatatccataaattttgattagtcTATGTGATACACGAATAGACCTATAGcatttattgttaataaagaatatgatattttgtcatattttataaatattttaaataattttatcatttttaattgttgtatACTTTTGCATCAAAAGCTCATTgttaaggagaaaaaaaataataattgtccTTAGTAGGAAGATACACtactctaaattttaattacaacaaaattCCTCTTGTCAAGTATGAAAGCTTGATTTATACGAGTTAAGTACTTAAAAGTATGTTTTAAATCCCAAACACTTTAACGTAATGTATTTATTAACTTTGGTTATAAGCTTCTTgttattaatttgtaattaataacattaatgacATATATGGgaagaaaccaaaaatatttttaaaaaagtgaaattaggTTGAAAAGTGTGAAATCAAAAAGgggattaatttaaaataaacagaAGAGTAGTTAGAAGGGATTTTAAGAAATCACAATTaacatgttttaaaattggtgattaaatttgatagttttgtttgtgtttataGAGATGAAAAGATGAGGAAAGGTTGTTGGATGGTGTGCATAGTAGCTTTGGTTAAGAGATCCTATTGGTCACTAGTTGGGCATGGAAGTGAGGGATGCAAAGAAAACACATGACAAAGTTGTGGTCTCAATTAAAGTAATGTCAAATAAAtctaatttacatttttaaaactaacaaacttatatgaaaagttatttttgtgcataatattaaaattaatttctttccgCTTAAACAAATGGTTTAAATAGTACATGACACGACAAGTTAAAGGTATCACTGACGTTTAATGTGGTTGGTTTAATTGATATGATACATGAACtattaatcaataaattagataaaataaatctCTCACCATGCATAtctgatttaattatttgtgtcATACGTCTTCCTAACTGTTAGTTGAATGAGactttgatttaattatttgtgtcATACGTCTTCCTAACTGTTAGTTGAATGAGACTTATTTTAGATGTACAAATTGAGTTTACGAACtttaaagatttatttaacacttttgttattgaagttaAGTCGATAATGACCTGACCTTATATTTATTAGGCagatgttaattaattttgcatTGAATGTCAAATAGTTAAATAGAGAGGGAGCTAATCTACCAAATGGTATACATTTCGGACCTTACAAAAAGTTGTAGGGTATATTGTTTAAGGGTCATATTAGAATGCCAAAAAAGTCACTTTTAGTAGGcctaaaattagttttcttctAAAGTTATAGTGTTCTGtaattactttcttttaaaattataatttttatttctaaacatTATTTTCTCTCCTATCTTTTCTCatgaatgagtttttttaactatttaattatttctctaGATTTTTACATCTATGTctgtttgttttgttcttcacTCTTAAATTTCCTTTTCGATAAAATGTAGTATATACACAtgcaaaaacatatttttgtttataagtaACCTTGCTGTACTTAAACTTTGTTTGAAAAGAACAATAGACTTATGTCGATAGAAATGtatagaaaattaacacaaaaatTGATTGATCTTCCTAGCAACGCTTTCCTTGTTCTATAGCATATTCTTACAATAtgtattacaaaattataagagatttttaaatattgaaaaaaaaatgtcaaattatttatagaaagagcacatatatatatataacgaTACTAATTACCACTAATAACCTTGTATTAGTTTATATAACTTATAGGTATAGATGATAGATTTATCTAACgatcatataaaat of the Cucumis sativus cultivar 9930 chromosome 3, Cucumber_9930_V3, whole genome shotgun sequence genome contains:
- the LOC101210135 gene encoding uncharacterized protein LOC101210135 isoform X1, which translates into the protein MEELQSPPEPSSTDITSNKGKKKKPPAKEKKEPEKRAKKTSNKGKKKPPAKEKKEPEKRAKKKTPVTATVVTATTSTEVNKHQSTARLDDVVPEVKVSEFDPCVENHFRAMDAIVELCCEAEDGDGGIDESDIQRFSSSTIFLREWRFYNYEPKTIKFANDSRGPEGKDADITIDLPQFSSAAVLKKGAPPGASTSLDFRNFAMHVGGPVWAIDWCPQVHERTNSLIKCEFIAVSAHPPGSSYHKMGIPLTGRGMVQIWCLVHGTESYEPIDVGEPPSDLSSQPKRPRGRPPGRKEKGASVLPSQPKRPRGRPKKEQKESNDKKKGDNCQLVQEFSMENPVGSSNLLEIDGVPKNTENFVLLENNVERESSTLQEVSTCHSEDEVPAKKRRVRRKVKPRNLVDDVGVLSPNSEDEVPAKKRRVRRKVKPRNLVDDVGVLSLAEYQEDGSIANNHEANENVKSEYSGEDNLLCKDISENVVLDASSIEFSIPESVALPRVVLCLAHNGKVAWDLKWKPMNACTDNCKHRMGYLAVLLGNGSLEVWEVPFPHAVKAIYSKFNGEGTDPRFMKLKPIFRCSRLRTTNTQSIPLTVEWSRTPPYDYLLAGCHDGTVALWKFSANSSCEDTRPLLRFSADTVPIRAVAWAPSESDLESANVILTAGHGGLKFWDLRDPFRPLWDLHPAPRIIYSLDWLPNPRCVFLSFDDGTLRLLSLLKAANDVPATGRPFTAIKQKGLHTYICSSYAIWSIQVSRQTGMVAYCGADGAVVRFQLTTKAADKENSRHRTPHYVCEYLTEEESIITFRSPPPNVPIPLKKLSNKSEHPLSMRAILSDSVQSNEDKTATASTLENEATICSDVDVRVESGSEDTLTPTKKKNRTQPKCKEGVEKLELECSDEPKDDAHMDADVDAQTDAVLEAQMDADALPTSGDHFENLPPKSVAMHRVRWNMNIGSEEWLCYGGAAGILRCREIVLSALDMKLMKKK
- the LOC101210135 gene encoding uncharacterized protein LOC101210135 isoform X2, which translates into the protein MSRKLSSSLMIREGLRKGAPPGASTSLDFRNFAMHVGGPVWAIDWCPQVHERTNSLIKCEFIAVSAHPPGSSYHKMGIPLTGRGMVQIWCLVHGTESYEPIDVGEPPSDLSSQPKRPRGRPPGRKEKGASVLPSQPKRPRGRPKKEQKESNDKKKGDNCQLVQEFSMENPVGSSNLLEIDGVPKNTENFVLLENNVERESSTLQEVSTCHSEDEVPAKKRRVRRKVKPRNLVDDVGVLSPNSEDEVPAKKRRVRRKVKPRNLVDDVGVLSLAEYQEDGSIANNHEANENVKSEYSGEDNLLCKDISENVVLDASSIEFSIPESVALPRVVLCLAHNGKVAWDLKWKPMNACTDNCKHRMGYLAVLLGNGSLEVWEVPFPHAVKAIYSKFNGEGTDPRFMKLKPIFRCSRLRTTNTQSIPLTVEWSRTPPYDYLLAGCHDGTVALWKFSANSSCEDTRPLLRFSADTVPIRAVAWAPSESDLESANVILTAGHGGLKFWDLRDPFRPLWDLHPAPRIIYSLDWLPNPRCVFLSFDDGTLRLLSLLKAANDVPATGRPFTAIKQKGLHTYICSSYAIWSIQVSRQTGMVAYCGADGAVVRFQLTTKAADKENSRHRTPHYVCEYLTEEESIITFRSPPPNVPIPLKKLSNKSEHPLSMRAILSDSVQSNEDKTATASTLENEATICSDVDVRVESGSEDTLTPTKKKNRTQPKCKEGVEKLELECSDEPKDDAHMDADVDAQTDAVLEAQMDADALPTSGDHFENLPPKSVAMHRVRWNMNIGSEEWLCYGGAAGILRCREIVLSALDMKLMKKK
- the LOC101207686 gene encoding cytochrome P450 94C1, which codes for MEISFLLHPILLFFFFLIFIFIILFLLRPKFLCNCEICQAYLASSWSKDFHNLCDWYSHLLRQSPTKTIHIHVLRNTITANPDNVEYILKTKFENYPKGKIFSSILGDFLGRGIFNVDGDLWRFQKKMAIIELGQQSIRSYCFEIVSQEIHSRLLPLLSSVADGGSGGVLDLQDVFRRFAFDSICKFSFGLDPMCLELSLPISDIAVAFDLASKLSAERAMAVPPLIWKIKRMLNLGREKELKKAIKLINVLAHEVIRQRRKLGFSTHRDLLSQFMRTVSDETFLRDIIVSFLLAGRDTIASALTSFFWVISTHPAVESAIQLEADRVIGPTSNPTSFDQIRNLHYLQAAIFESMRLYPPIQFDSKFCQNDDILPDGTFVRRGTRVSYHPYAMGRMEQIWGTNCLEFNPERWLKNNIFCPENPFKYPIFQGGFRFCLGKEMALFELKIVALSVIRHFRIQSTTPSSSVAPRFSPGLTATFCGGFKVIVSKKRKWE